One Bombus fervidus isolate BK054 chromosome 2, iyBomFerv1, whole genome shotgun sequence DNA segment encodes these proteins:
- the LOC139994542 gene encoding uncharacterized protein: MDQTVIVPSTPRGSNVDNARVTMKNESDSNLHIQDQSTVAHSNSTSVVPRTNLSMSNSLNQDQSLDPLMCNPASTELPRKPGARRQEKPPYSYIALIVMAIQASPGKRLTLSEIYSFLQQHFPFFRGAYQGWKNSVRHNLSLNECFIKLPKGLGRPGKGHYWTIDPSTEYMFEEGSFRRRPRGFRRKCQALKPQYPQYFSASGPVGVQTPGYENLTPGAMEYANGYQNQYQNYQEYAMYAAPGAAVSADWSYPEATYKTPPISEVTYKTTEVTYKTGEPSVYRNGEIVAFKSEPGYAARSQEQLTYRATDGFSVKDHQQHHPETVYKENETMMTYKCPSNPAPTTQAPGQDYYVGYGLAGVNNTGSNVNVAMQGIPEQTGNNSPVGNVSSPHSGCQTPVTDNGIKMQCSNSNSNSSGGGLIDRKPSYFGHPAGSVTLSSLSSLSSLNLSNIGSLSSGLSISNIPGTVSSNIHHTATTPPTYYDQIKYSM, from the exons ATGGATCAAACGGTAATCGTCCCGTCGACTCCTCGCGGAAGCAACGTGGACAACGCGAGAGTCACGATGAAGAACGAAAGTGACTCGAATCTACATATCCAAGACCAGTCTACCGTAGCTCATTCCAATTCCACATCGGTGGTACCTCGAACCAATTTGTCGATGTCCAACAGTTTGAACCAAGATCAGAGTTTAGATCCGTTAATGTGTAACCCTGCCAGTACAGAGTTACCTAGGAAGCCTGGAGCGCGGCGCCAAGAGAAACCTCCGTATTCTTACATAGCACTGATCGTAATGGCGATTCAGGCGAGTCCAGGAAAGAGATTAACCCTTTCAGAGATCTACTCGTTTCTCCAGCAACACTTTCCCTTTTTCCGTGGCGCTTATCAAGGCTGGAAGAACTCAGTGCGCCATAATTTGAGCTTGAACGAGTGTTTTATCAAGCTTCCAAAGGGTTTAGGAAGACCAGGTAAAGGTCACTACTGGACGATTGATCCTTCGACAGAGTATATGTTTGAAGAAGGAAGCTTTCGTCGACGACCACGAGGTTTCCGTCGCAAGTGCCAAGCCTTGAAGCCTCAATATCCTCAATACTTTTCTGCGAGTGGTCCAGTAGGCGTCCAGACTCCCGGATACGAAAATTTAACACCTGGAGCCATGGAATACGCGAATGGATATCAAAATCAGTATCAAAATTATCAAGAATATGCGATGTACGCAGCACCTGGTGCCGCGGTCTCCGCTGATTGGTCCTATCCTGAAGCCACATACAAGACACCTCCCATATCGGAAGTAACATACAAGACAACGGAAGTCACATACAAAACTGGAGAACCGTCTGTATACAGAAACGGAGAAATAGTAGCGTTTAAGAGTGAGCCTGGATATGCGGCGAGGAGTCAGGAGCAGTTGACGTACAGAGCTACGGACGGGTTCTCCGTGAAAGATCATCAACAGCATCATCCAGAAACGGTTTATAAGGAGAACGAAACTATGATGACCTATAAGTGCCCGTCTAATCCCGCACCGACCACTCAAGCACCTGGACAAGATTACTACGTTGGTTACGGACTCGCCGGGGTCAACAATACTGGAAGCAACGTGAACGTCGCTATGCAAGGAATCCCAGAACAGACAGGCAACAACAGTCCCGTAGGAAACGTCAGTTCGCCGCATAGTGGGTGCCAGACACCTGTAACGGATAATG GTATAAAGATGCAATGCTCGAACTCCAATTCAAACAGCTCTGGAGGTGGACTCATTGATCGTAAACCATCCTACTTTGGTCATCCGGCCGGATCGGTTACCTTGAGCTCGTTAAGCTCTCTAAGCTCGCTTAACTTGAGCAATATCGGCAGCTTGAGTAGTGGCTTGAGTATATCAAATATACCTGGCACAGTTTCGTCGAACATTCATCATACAGCCACAACACCGCCAACGTACTACGATCAGATCAAATACAGTATGTGA